The DNA region AGGGGGAAGGCGTCCGGGTATCGGGCGCGCAGGCGGAAGCCCTCCTCGTAGTCCTCCCGGTGGCAGCCGTAGGCGCCCGCGACGGCGATCCGCCTTCCCCGGTGGTCGACCCGCTGGATCAGTTCCCGGCGGCGGATGGTGTCGATGTCGGCCTGGCCGGCCGGGAAGGTGTCGCCCTTGCGGGTGCCGCCGTAGACCAGCAGCACGGCGCCGTCGGCGGCCAGATCGGCGGCGGTCTCCAGGAGTTCGGTGGTGGCGACGGTGGGGGCCACGATCACGACGTCGAACCGGCCCTGGTGCCGCTCCGCCCCGGCCTCGGTCAACGGGTGGTTCTCGTCGTCGGCGAGCAGGCCCTGCTCCCGGGCGAAGGCACGGCGCGGCTCGCCGCGGTTGAAGACGGCGACCGACGCGCCCAGGTGCCGGGCGTACAGGGCGAAGGTGAGTCCGGCGCAGCCGGCGCCGATGACGGCCACCCGGCGGCCCCGGAGGTCGGCCAGGTCGGTGAGTTCGAGGAGCTTGCGGAGCGCGTGCACGATGCAGGCGAAGGGCTCGGGCATCCAGATGTCGTCCCGGATGTCCGCCTCGGGGACCCGCACCACGGCCTGGTCGAGCTGCGCCCCGGTGCCGTGGACGAAGACGTACTCGGCGAAGCCGGTGGTGCGGGTGGGAGTGATGTTGGGGTTGAGGGTGACGAGTTCGCCCTCGTGGAAGCCGGTGCGGGTGCCGGCGAAGGCCACGGTGCCGACGAGTTCGTGGCCGAAGAGCGGGCCGCGGTCCTCGGGGATGTCGCGCGAGCCGAGGATCTCCTTGGCGTCGGCGCGGCAGATGCCCAGGTGGTCGGGCTTGATCAGGACGGTGTCGGCGCCGAGCGCGTCGTGCGGGAAGGGGTGGGTGCCGAGGCTCACCACGCCGTCCCGCAGCGTGGTCGTGAGGTAGGTGGCGGGGAGGTTCGGCACTTTCGGCTCCTCAGCGGGTGCGGGGCAGGTGGGTTCGGGCGCGTGCGATGTCGAGGGCGAGGCGGGCGAGGTCGCCGTCGCGGTAGTCGTTCTCCAGGACCAGCGCCTCGGGCGTGAACCCGTGGGCGGTGAGGGCGGCGAGGGCCTCCCGGACCGGGCCGTCCCCGTCGCCGAGGAGGTCCCGGGCGACGACGCCGTCGGTGCCGTCCTTGAGGTGGATCTGGGGGGCGATCCAGGGGTGGGTCGCCTCGATCAGGGCGACCGCGTCGACGCCGGCCACCCGTGGGTTGTAGGTGTCCAGCAGCAGCCGGAACGGGGCTGCCGCCACCTGCTCGACCAGGAGGCGGGCGCACCGCGGGTCCAGGTCGTTCTCGTTGGCCAGCAGCAGTCCGCGGGCCTGCGCCTCGGCCGCCGCCCAGGCCAGCACGGCGGCGGTCCGCTCGAGGGCCGGCCGGTCGGTGATGGCGCTGCGGCGGAAGCTGGGGACGAAGGCCAGTGGGGCGCCGAGGGCGTGGGCGGTGTCGAGCACCCGGATCAGGACGCGGCGGGCGCGCAGCGCGTCCTGGCTGCCCGGCGGCGCGTGCAGGCCGATGTCGTTGAGGGTGTTGCCCGCGACGGCGAGCGGTCGCAGCCGGTGCCGGGCGCAGTCGTCCCGGATCCGGTCGACGGTGCCCGCCGCGTCGAGCCAGGGCCCCCGGCCGGGGCCGCCGAGGTCGAGCTGGAGGCCGCCGACGCCCGCCCGGTGGGTCAGTTCGACGGCGTCGAAGTGGTCCCCGGGCAGCCGCCAGCCGGCCAGTCCGATGAGGGGGCCGGACGTCACGAGGCCGTTCCGGAGGGGATCCGGCGGCTCTGGGACACCGGCAGCCGCTCGCTCACCGGGTACCAGGCGCCCGCGCCGTCGACCACCAGGTGGGCGCCGTGCAGTCCGGCTCCGGCGGTCGCCGCGAGTTCCCGGGCCAGCGGGGCGAAGCTCGCCGGGCGCATGTAGGTGCCGTAGTCGAAGTCCGCCGGGCGCCTGCGCCGGATCCCGGGGGTGTCGACCATGCCGGCCGGCAGGGCCTGGACGATGCGCAGGGCCTCGGTGCCGGGCAGCTCGGGGGTCTCCTCCTGGGCGACGGAGTCCAGCAGGGCGGCGGCGCCGGCCTTGGTGGCGGCGTAGCCGGAGCGTCCGGGCCCGGCGTTGTAGACCACCTCGGAGGAGACGCCGAGGAAGACACCGGGGGCGTCGGGGCGGCGCAGGGCCGGGACGGTCCAGGAGAGGGTCAGCCAGAGGCCGTGGAGGTTGACGTCGAGCTGGCGGCGCCACTCCGCCTCGGTGCACTCCCGGAAGAGGGTGCGCCGGTCGCCGTAGTGGACCGCCGAGTAGCAGACCGCGTGCAGCGGTTCGGCGGCGGCGAGCGAGAGGTTCTCGGCGACCCGGTCGGTGTCCGTGAGGTCGGTGGCCGCCCAGCGCAGCCGTTCGGCGCCGGGCCCGGTCGGCTGGGAGCGGCTGAGCACCGTGACGTCGAGCCCCTCTTCGGTCCACGCGTCCGCGATGCCGCGGCCGATGCCGGTGGACCCGCCGACCACCAGGGCGCGGCGGCGGCTTGACTCGGTCATGGAGACTCCAGGGGTTCGGGCGGCGCGGGGGCGAAGCGCACCGCGAGTTTGACGAGTCGGCTCCCGGCGACGGTCCGGCCGGGGCCGGTCGACAGGTCGGTCATGATCCGGGCGGCTTCCGACGGCCCGACCACGTGGGTGACCAGGTCGCGGTAGGTGTCCGGGTACCGGCACAACTCGGCCGCCGCCTCGGCGAGGTGGTGGTTGCCCACGCCGCGGTGGCCGGTCAGCCGGACGCGTCGGCCGTCGGTGGTGTCCGCCGTGGTGAAGGCGTACGGGACGGGCTGCCCGGCGCAGTTGGCGGCCCGGACGGCGGATAGGTCGACGCCGGGCAGCAGCGGGTCGGCGGCGCCCGGCGGCAGGCCGCCGAACAGGTCGACGGTCAGCTCGCCGCCGCCGAGCCGCAGGGCGGCGGCGAGCGCGTCCGGGGTGCCGTCACGCGGGGTCGCGAGCAGGGCCGCGACCGGTTCCGGGCCGAGTGGCGGAACGCTTCCGAGCGTCGACTCGACGCCGGAGACGGCTCGTCGGGCGCTCCAGGCCAGTCCGGCGGGGGTGTGGTGGACGAGCAGGACGCGCACGCCGTCGCCGAGCCGGTGCCGGGCGGCCCGGACGGCGAGCTGCCCGATCGTCCCCTCGCCGTACACCACCAGGGTGCGGGGGCGGGAGGTGGCCAGCAGGGCGAGCGCGTACCGGACGGCGGCCAGCGGCTCGATCAGGGCGCCGAGCACGGCGTCGGGTTCCCGCTCCAGCGGGACGACCAGGCCGTCCCGGACGGCCGTGGCGGGGACGAGGGTGCGTTCCTGCAGCAGGCCGTCGACGTTGTGGCCGAGCAGGAAGGACGGGTCCGACGCGTGGGTCGGGTTGACCACCACCGGGGTGCCCGGGCGGCGCAGGGCGTCGGGGACGCCCGGCCCGGCGGCGACCACCCGGGCGATGCCCTCGTGGCCGATCACCGGCGCCGGGTCGTCGCGCAGCCCGCGCAGCATCTGGATGTCCGTGCCGCACAGGCCGGCGACCTGGGTGGCCACCAGCAGTTCGCCGGGAGCGGGCTGCGGGGTGGGGCGCAGGCGCAGCCGTACGCCGCCGGGTTCCCGGACCAGGGCTCGGTGGGTGGGGATGCCTGCTGCGGTGGTCGGGTCGGCCGTGCTCGTGCGGGCCGTGCTCATGCCGGCCCCCCGGCGCTGGCCGCGATTCCGGCGCCGGCCAGGCTGTCGGCCTCCCCGGGGCCGGTGACGGTGATCCGCTGCTCCAGCCAGTCGGGGCTGCGCTCGCTGGTCAGGTAGAGGCCCTGCCGGGTGAGGTGTCCCATCAGGGCGCGCCGGTAGTGGTGGCCGAGGCCGTGGACGACGCCGCCGGTCAGCACCACCTCGTCCAGTTCGGGGTCGAGGCAGAGCGCGGTGCGCAGGACGGCCGCGACGGGGGCGGTGACCGCGTCGAGCAGCTCACCGGCGAGGTCGTCCGAGGCGTCCAGGGCGCGGCGCAGCGCGGACTCGAAGCCGGTGCCGTCGGCCGTCGGCCGGCCGAGCCCGGAGACCGCCCAGCGGGCCGGTTCCCGCCCGGCGAGGGCGTCCGCCATCCGGGCGATGCCCGGGCCGGAGGCGTAGGCGGCCAGGTGGCCGGGCTTGCCGCAGTCGCAGTCCAGCTCGATCGGCCGTCCGGCGAGCTCGGCGTGGACCGGCAGGTGGCCGATCTCGCCCTGGAGTCCGCAGCCGTCGACCGGGATCCGGCGTTGCCGCTGGTCGATGACCCGGCAGGCGATGCCCGAGCTGATGGTGGCCAGCAGGACCTTGCGGTGGCGGCTGCGGTCGGTGGCCGCGGCGGCGTGCAGCAGTGCGGCGGTGACGTCGTTGACGATGTGCCACCGGACGTCGCCCCGCCGGGCGGTGAGCGCCGCCCGCAGGTCGTAGGGCTCGCTGTGCTCGCCCCACAGCGGGGCGGAGGCGTAGACGAGGCCGGTGCGGTGGTCGAGGGCGGCGCCGAAGGAGATGCCGACGACGGGCTCCGGGGTCCGCGGTACGGCCTCGCACAGCTCCCGGACCATCATGTCCTGGAGCTCGGCGACGGTGGCGGCGGGGAAGCGCTTGAAACTGGGGGAGGGGCGCGAGCTGCGGTCCCGTAACTGCCCCTGGCGCAGCCAGGTCGCCCGGCGGACGTGGGTTCCGCCGACGTCGAAGACGGTGATGGCCGTGACCGAACCGCCACTCATGCCGTCGCGCCCACGAGTTCGGCGCGCGCTCCCGCCGTCCAGGCGCCGATGAACTCCAGGGCCCGGCCGAGCTCATCCGGGGTGAGGTCGTCGGCGAAGACGACGGAGCCGATGCCCCGGGTGAGCGGGACGCGCTGCAGGCCGTCGCGGTGCTTGACCGCGTCGGAGAGCGCCTCCTCCAGCAGCTCCTGGGTGAAGATCGGGTGGGCGATGGGGAGTTGGAATCCCTGGAGCAGCCTGAGGGCCCGGTCGGTGTCCGGCTCGGCGAGGTGTCCGCGCAGGTGGGCGAGGGCGAGGCAGATGGCCATGTCGACGGCGACGGCCTCGCCGTGCAGCAGCGGCGGGTCGGCGCGCAGTTCCAGGGAGGGGCTGAAGGTGTGGCCGTAGTCGACGGAACGTTCCAGCACCTGCTCCCAGAGGTTGGGCTCCAGCTCGTCGAGCATGCCGGAGATCGCCCGGGAGAGCACCTCGCTGACCGCGGAGCCGCAGCCGCCCAGGGTGTCGGGAGTGATGGCGCCGACGGTCGCCTCCAGCAGGTCGAACAGGACGGCGTCCTTGACCAGTGCCATCTTGATGATCTCGGCGATGCCGTTGGCGACGTGCCGGGGGTCGATGGTGCGCAGGAAGTGCGGGTCGATCAGGGCGGTTTCGGGTGCGAAGTAGGCGCCCAGGCGGTTCTTGTGGTGGCCGTGGTTGACCCCGGTCTTCACGCCGATCCCGGCGTCGATCTGGCCGACCAGCGTGGTGGGGACGCGGACGTAGGGCACGCCGCGGCGGTACATGCTCGCCGCGAAGCCGACGATGTCCAGGACCACGCCGCCGCCGACGGCGACGACCTTCTCGGCGCGGCGCAGGATGCCCATCCGGGACATCGCCTCGGTGACGTGGACGGCCTGCTCCAGGGACTTGGCGTCCTCGTCGCCCTGGACGACGAGCCAGGTCGCGTCGATCCGCCACTGGTCGAAGTACTGGGTGAAGCGGTCGCGGTAGAGCGTGTCGACGACGGAGTCGATCGCCAGCAGGCAGCGGACGGGGCGGCCGTGGCCGCCGCCGCAGGCGCGGGCGAGGGTGGGGTTGTCGAGGTCCAGCAGCCCGCGCACCATGCTGACGCTGTAGGCGACGGGTTGTTCGGCCCGGACGTTCCAGTGCAGCCCGGGCGGCTTGGGGAGATCGGCGACCGGGTTGAGGCCGGTCGGGCGGGGGAGTGTGGTTCCAGACATGACGAAACCTCCGTGAGCGGAACTCGAGCGGGGGAGTGGGGCGGTGGGAGCGAGTCGACCGGTCCGCCTGTCGGCATCGAACGCTAGTGCGTCATCTGCATGCATCGCAATGTGACAGCAGTCACAATAGATGTATTCAAATGCATATTTCTTCCCCGTTGCCTGACTCGGTCCGACATTGCGGCGGTGTGCCGGTGGTGTGAACCGATACAAAGCGGCCCCGGTTGCGGGCAGGAGCCTGCGGCCGGGGCCGTCGGGGGAAGCGGGGTGCTCAGTCCATCGGCACCGCGGGCGCGTACCGCAGCCGGGCGACCAGCGAGGCGGTGGAGTCGGTCAGGGCGGCGGTGTCCAGGGCCTCCGCCAGGGCCTTGCGCAGGGTCTGCTCCGCCATCCCCGCCAGCTGCCGGCCGGCCTCGGTGACCCGCACGTCCACCCCGCGCTTGTCGTCGACGGCGCTGCGCCGCACCACCCACTCGGCGTCCTCGAGGCGGGCGACCATCCGGCTGACCGCGGGCTGATTGGCGCCGAGTGTCTTGACCAGGTCCGACATCCGCAGCGTGCCGTCCCGTCGCTCGGTCAGCGAGAGCAGGAGCAGCAGCTCGTTCATGGAGACCCCGTGGCTGCGGGTCAGCCGCCGGCCCGCGGTCGCGTTGACCTGCTCCATCAGTCGGGTGAGTTGTCGCCAGATGGCGATCTCGTCCCGCCCGCTCCCCGGTCCCCATGTCTCCATTGACGCGGCCCCTTACTGAGTTCTTCGAAACGTTCCCTTGCCCGTCCGCCACCGTTGCCCAGCGTAACTCCTTGCGGCAGTTGACCACTCCGGCGCGTTCGTCCATTATCTACATGCAATCGCATACATCTTCCTCGAAACTGGCTCCCTACGAAAGGCTTGGGTCGCCATGCCACTGCCCCTTCTGGCCCTGATGCTCGGGGTGTTCTGCGTGGGCACCGCCGAGGTCGTCATCGCGGGGATCCTGCCCGAGATGTCGGCCGACCTGGCCGTGTCCATCCCGACCGCCGGCCTGCTGGTCACCGGCTACGCGCTGGGGGTGACCATCGGAGGCCCGATCATCACCCTGCTGACCACCAAATGGTTCCGCAAGGGGCTGCTGCTCACCCTGATGGGCGTCTTCATCGTGGGCAACGTCATCGCCGTGCTCGCCCCCAACTACCCGACCCTGATGGCCGCGCGCGTCTTCACCTCGCTCAGCCACGGCACCTTCGCGGCCGTCGCCTGGCACGTCGCCGCGCTGATGTCCCCGCCGGACAAGCAGGCCACCGCCATGGCCAAGATCGCGCTCGGCTTCAACTTCGCCAACGTGCTCGGCTCCCCGATCGGCACCTTCATCGGACAGCACTTCGGCTGGCGCGCCACCTTCGGCTACGTCACGGCCTTCGCCGTGCTGTGCCTGCTCCTCATCGTCAAGTTCGTGCCCGGCGCGCTGTCCACCGAGAGCGACGAGGGCGGGGAGGGCGGCCTCTCGCTGCGCGAACAGATGAAGGTGTTCCGCAAGGGAAGCCTGCAACTCTCCATGCTGATCACCGTGCTGGCCCAGGGCGCCGTCTTCACCACCTCCACCTACCTGGCGCCGCTGCTGCGTGACATCGGCCACTTCGCGCCCGCGATGGTCGGCATCCTGCTCATCGTCTTCGGCATCGGCTCGGTCCTCGGCAACATCCTGGGCGGCAAGGCCGCCGATGCCAACGTGATGCGCGGGGTGCTGCGCGCCCAGAGCGCCCTGCTGATCGCGCTGCTGGTGTTCTGGTTCGCCGCGCCCCACCAGGTCCCCGCCGCGATCGCGCTGTTCCTGTTCGGTGCCGCGGGCTTCTCCATCATCCCGGCGCTGCAGGCGCGGATCCTCTCGGTGGCCGCCGCCGCGCCGGCCCTCGCGCTCTCGGCCAACGTGTCCGCCTTCAACCTGGGCAACGGGCTCGGCGCCTGGCTCGGCGGGGCGACCATCGACCTCGGCTACGACGTCCGGGCCGTCACCCTGACCGCCGCCATCGCCACCGCGATCGCCCTGGTCCTCACGGTGGCGATGTGGGCCCGCGGCCGCCGCGAGCTGCCGGAGCCGGCCGCCGCCGCGGCGCTCGACGACGCGAACACCGCCGACGCCGCGCTCGCCCGGAAGTCGTAACCCGGACCCCGCCTTCGGTCCCGGTGGATCCGCGCCGCCCCCGGCCTGCCGGTGGGCGGCGCGGGCGTAGCGGGCCCGACGACCCGTCAAGCTCACGGTGTGCCACGGCGCTCGGGCACCGAGTCGATGGTTTTCGGCCATGCCGGACAAAGTGGAAATAGGCTCGGCGATGTGACCGTTCGCATTGGTATGGACACGACCTTCATTCGGCTCGCAGAGCCCGGCACCCGGCGCCGGACCGCCCCCCGGCCGCCCTCCGACGGACTCCGCGACCGCGTGCCGATCGGTCCCCGCGGCGGCACCGTGCTGGACGAGCTGTCCGAGGTGCTCTTCGCCCCGCTGCCGCGCAGCGACCAACGGGCCAAGGGTGCCCTGTACCTCCGCGGGCTGATCGCGGCGCAGGGCCGAAAGTCGATCCGGAACATCGCCGCGCAGGTCGGCGGCCCCGAACTGGCGCAGAGCCTGCACCACTTCATCGCCTCCTCCACCTGGGACTGGGAGCCGGTCAGCCGGGCGCTGCAGCGCCATGCCGACAACGAACTGCGGTTCACCGCCTGGGTGGTGCGGGCGGCGCCGGTCCCCAGGAAGGGCCGGTGCGCGATCGGACTGTGGGGGGTGGCCAGCGAGATCACCGTGCCCGTCAGGTGGCACCTGCTGCCGATCGGGGAGGAGCCGGCCGGGTGCGTCGCGACGGCCGCCCGGGTGTGCGACCCGAGCACGATCGGGCCCCGGCCGGTGGTGCTGGACCTCCCGGGGCTCGACCTGCGGCCCGTCTTCGACTGCTACGCCCGGGTGGGCGCGCCGGTGCTGTCCGCCGTGCCCGCCTGTCTGCCGGTGCTGCACCAGGGGACGGGCCGGGGCGGCCGCTCGCTGCCGGCCTCCCGGGTGCTCCAGCTCCACCGGATGCTCCGCCGACCGGTGGAGTGGACTGACCCGGCGACGGGCGCCGTGCGCAGGAGCCTGGTCGGGGGCGTCCAGGTGGAGTGGGCCGGGTATCCGCTGCTGCTGTTGGGGGAGTGGGACGGCCGGCGGGAGCAGCCGGTGCAGTGCTGGCTGACCAATCTGACGGCCACTCCCCTCGCGGTCCTGCTGCGGCTGGCCAAGTTCCCGCAGCGGGTCGAGCGGGACTTCGCCGGTTCCGCCTCGCACGTCGGGGCGCTCGACGACTACGAGGGGCGCGGCTCCGACGGCTGGCACCGGCACATGACCCTGGCGGCGGCCGCGCACGTGGCCCAGGTGGTCGCCGCGGCCCGGGCCAGGGTCCGTCCGTGGACCCACTGCATGGTGTCGATGGAGCGGATGGGCCGTTCCTTCTGAAAGCCGCGAAACGGACATGGCCCCGGCTAAACATCCGATCTCGTTCTGTGTCACCTTCGCGGGAGGTTCTGACACAGGCAACATGACCGCATCGCCCGTTCCGTCCCCCGGCGGCCATCATCGGAAGCATGCGAATTCTGGTTGCCGGCGGTGGTGTCAGTGGTCTGGCCACAGCGGTCGCGCTGGGGGCGAGAGGCCATCACGTCCTCGTCCTGGAGCAACGACCGGTGCTCACCGAGGGC from Kitasatospora cathayae includes:
- a CDS encoding MDR/zinc-dependent alcohol dehydrogenase-like family protein; this encodes MPNLPATYLTTTLRDGVVSLGTHPFPHDALGADTVLIKPDHLGICRADAKEILGSRDIPEDRGPLFGHELVGTVAFAGTRTGFHEGELVTLNPNITPTRTTGFAEYVFVHGTGAQLDQAVVRVPEADIRDDIWMPEPFACIVHALRKLLELTDLADLRGRRVAVIGAGCAGLTFALYARHLGASVAVFNRGEPRRAFAREQGLLADDENHPLTEAGAERHQGRFDVVIVAPTVATTELLETAADLAADGAVLLVYGGTRKGDTFPAGQADIDTIRRRELIQRVDHRGRRIAVAGAYGCHREDYEEGFRLRARYPDAFPLEKLTSRRIDLDDFPRLVMDLATERQDFPGKVIVNLRPTTPDRP
- a CDS encoding SDR family NAD(P)-dependent oxidoreductase; the encoded protein is MTESSRRRALVVGGSTGIGRGIADAWTEEGLDVTVLSRSQPTGPGAERLRWAATDLTDTDRVAENLSLAAAEPLHAVCYSAVHYGDRRTLFRECTEAEWRRQLDVNLHGLWLTLSWTVPALRRPDAPGVFLGVSSEVVYNAGPGRSGYAATKAGAAALLDSVAQEETPELPGTEALRIVQALPAGMVDTPGIRRRRPADFDYGTYMRPASFAPLARELAATAGAGLHGAHLVVDGAGAWYPVSERLPVSQSRRIPSGTAS
- a CDS encoding ROK family protein; this encodes MSGGSVTAITVFDVGGTHVRRATWLRQGQLRDRSSRPSPSFKRFPAATVAELQDMMVRELCEAVPRTPEPVVGISFGAALDHRTGLVYASAPLWGEHSEPYDLRAALTARRGDVRWHIVNDVTAALLHAAAATDRSRHRKVLLATISSGIACRVIDQRQRRIPVDGCGLQGEIGHLPVHAELAGRPIELDCDCGKPGHLAAYASGPGIARMADALAGREPARWAVSGLGRPTADGTGFESALRRALDASDDLAGELLDAVTAPVAAVLRTALCLDPELDEVVLTGGVVHGLGHHYRRALMGHLTRQGLYLTSERSPDWLEQRITVTGPGEADSLAGAGIAASAGGPA
- a CDS encoding sedoheptulose 7-phosphate cyclase, whose product is MSGTTLPRPTGLNPVADLPKPPGLHWNVRAEQPVAYSVSMVRGLLDLDNPTLARACGGGHGRPVRCLLAIDSVVDTLYRDRFTQYFDQWRIDATWLVVQGDEDAKSLEQAVHVTEAMSRMGILRRAEKVVAVGGGVVLDIVGFAASMYRRGVPYVRVPTTLVGQIDAGIGVKTGVNHGHHKNRLGAYFAPETALIDPHFLRTIDPRHVANGIAEIIKMALVKDAVLFDLLEATVGAITPDTLGGCGSAVSEVLSRAISGMLDELEPNLWEQVLERSVDYGHTFSPSLELRADPPLLHGEAVAVDMAICLALAHLRGHLAEPDTDRALRLLQGFQLPIAHPIFTQELLEEALSDAVKHRDGLQRVPLTRGIGSVVFADDLTPDELGRALEFIGAWTAGARAELVGATA
- a CDS encoding MFS transporter, with protein sequence MPLPLLALMLGVFCVGTAEVVIAGILPEMSADLAVSIPTAGLLVTGYALGVTIGGPIITLLTTKWFRKGLLLTLMGVFIVGNVIAVLAPNYPTLMAARVFTSLSHGTFAAVAWHVAALMSPPDKQATAMAKIALGFNFANVLGSPIGTFIGQHFGWRATFGYVTAFAVLCLLLIVKFVPGALSTESDEGGEGGLSLREQMKVFRKGSLQLSMLITVLAQGAVFTTSTYLAPLLRDIGHFAPAMVGILLIVFGIGSVLGNILGGKAADANVMRGVLRAQSALLIALLVFWFAAPHQVPAAIALFLFGAAGFSIIPALQARILSVAAAAPALALSANVSAFNLGNGLGAWLGGATIDLGYDVRAVTLTAAIATAIALVLTVAMWARGRRELPEPAAAAALDDANTADAALARKS
- a CDS encoding MarR family winged helix-turn-helix transcriptional regulator — translated: METWGPGSGRDEIAIWRQLTRLMEQVNATAGRRLTRSHGVSMNELLLLLSLTERRDGTLRMSDLVKTLGANQPAVSRMVARLEDAEWVVRRSAVDDKRGVDVRVTEAGRQLAGMAEQTLRKALAEALDTAALTDSTASLVARLRYAPAVPMD
- a CDS encoding sugar phosphate isomerase/epimerase family protein, yielding MTSGPLIGLAGWRLPGDHFDAVELTHRAGVGGLQLDLGGPGRGPWLDAAGTVDRIRDDCARHRLRPLAVAGNTLNDIGLHAPPGSQDALRARRVLIRVLDTAHALGAPLAFVPSFRRSAITDRPALERTAAVLAWAAAEAQARGLLLANENDLDPRCARLLVEQVAAAPFRLLLDTYNPRVAGVDAVALIEATHPWIAPQIHLKDGTDGVVARDLLGDGDGPVREALAALTAHGFTPEALVLENDYRDGDLARLALDIARARTHLPRTR
- a CDS encoding alcohol dehydrogenase catalytic domain-containing protein, producing the protein MSTARTSTADPTTAAGIPTHRALVREPGGVRLRLRPTPQPAPGELLVATQVAGLCGTDIQMLRGLRDDPAPVIGHEGIARVVAAGPGVPDALRRPGTPVVVNPTHASDPSFLLGHNVDGLLQERTLVPATAVRDGLVVPLEREPDAVLGALIEPLAAVRYALALLATSRPRTLVVYGEGTIGQLAVRAARHRLGDGVRVLLVHHTPAGLAWSARRAVSGVESTLGSVPPLGPEPVAALLATPRDGTPDALAAALRLGGGELTVDLFGGLPPGAADPLLPGVDLSAVRAANCAGQPVPYAFTTADTTDGRRVRLTGHRGVGNHHLAEAAAELCRYPDTYRDLVTHVVGPSEAARIMTDLSTGPGRTVAGSRLVKLAVRFAPAPPEPLESP
- a CDS encoding transposase translates to MPIGPRGGTVLDELSEVLFAPLPRSDQRAKGALYLRGLIAAQGRKSIRNIAAQVGGPELAQSLHHFIASSTWDWEPVSRALQRHADNELRFTAWVVRAAPVPRKGRCAIGLWGVASEITVPVRWHLLPIGEEPAGCVATAARVCDPSTIGPRPVVLDLPGLDLRPVFDCYARVGAPVLSAVPACLPVLHQGTGRGGRSLPASRVLQLHRMLRRPVEWTDPATGAVRRSLVGGVQVEWAGYPLLLLGEWDGRREQPVQCWLTNLTATPLAVLLRLAKFPQRVERDFAGSASHVGALDDYEGRGSDGWHRHMTLAAAAHVAQVVAAARARVRPWTHCMVSMERMGRSF